In a genomic window of Telopea speciosissima isolate NSW1024214 ecotype Mountain lineage chromosome 5, Tspe_v1, whole genome shotgun sequence:
- the LOC122663021 gene encoding gamma-glutamyl peptidase 5-like, with the protein MEAVGEKRYALLMAARDSDYVKKVYGGYFNVFLNAFADEGETWEMFSIVDGVFPDFDDLHKYHGFIISGSLYDAYGNDPWVLKLSSLLRKLDSMGKKVLGICFGHQVLCRALGGKVERACGGWDLGLRKVNMVRGLPPCSIFDGLQEIPSTLTIIECHQDEVREVPMGAKVIAFSDQTGVEMFVLDHHILGIQGHPEYTKDILCNIIDRLANNYSIKKEFAERVKSRLELAEPDRKFWLKICKNFLKGGQVIYPEFAWLSLPFSNLKMM; encoded by the exons ATGGAAGCTGTTGGGGAGAAGAGATATGCTTTGCTGATGGCTGCAAGAGACTCCGATTATGTGAAGAAAGTGTATGGTGGGTACTTTAATGTGTTTCTTAATGCATTTGCAGATGAAGGGGAAACATGGGAGATGTTCAGTATTGTTGATGGAGTGTTCCCTGACTTTGATGACCTTCATAAGTACCATGGTTTTATAATCAGTGGTAGTCTTTATGATGCTTATGGAAATGACCCATGGGTACTGAAGCTTTCCTCTCTGCTTCGAAAACTGGACTCCATGGGGAAGAAGGTGCTAGGAATATGCTTTGGCCATCAG GTTTTGTGCCGAGCATTGGGTGGTAAGGTTGAGAGAGCTTGTGGTGGATGGGACCTTGGGTTGAGGAAAGTCAACATGGTGAGGGGCTTACCCCCTTGTAGCATCTTTGATGGCTTACAAGAGATTCCATCCACTCTCACCATTATTGAGTGTCATCAGGATGAG GTGAGGGAGGTCCCTATGGGTGCTAAAGTGATTGCCTTCTCTGACCAGACAGGAGTGGAGATGTTTGTTCTTGATCACCACATATTAGGGATTCAAGGCCACCCTGAATACACCAAAGATATCTTATGTAATATAATTGATCGTCTTGCTAACAACTACTCCATAAAG AAAGAATTTGCTGAGCGTGTGAAATCGAGATTGGAGCTGGCCGAACCAGATAGGAAGTTTTGGTTAAAGATTTGCAAGAACTTTCTGAAGGGGGGACAGGTTATCTATCCTGAATTTGCCTGGCTttctctcccattttcaaacTTGAAGATGatgtaa